In a genomic window of Quercus lobata isolate SW786 chromosome 4, ValleyOak3.0 Primary Assembly, whole genome shotgun sequence:
- the LOC115986291 gene encoding uncharacterized protein LOC115986291 translates to MSMELESKRLQSHIEGMNEDMSQLRHDNMKLEALLLEREEELTSLKEQLASQLKALNCQNTNLNCSVHSPVIAHETIGSEVINKRKQNEREQETRTPNSEDLCQEEDAEKEEGNSSFNQSKDVGLIAHAPEKVLEDDKEIANEGPVKEGRTSPVDIDVTENLASSSQPLNKTNNSPWRMDLHALQVSYKIKRLKQQLLMLERLTGKQESLEDTESNDNGQIGIKSFLALMSLLNKQVGRY, encoded by the coding sequence ATGAGCATGGAACTAGAATCAAAGCGGCTACAGTCCCATATTGAGGGAATGAATGAGGATATGTCGCAGCTCAGACATgataatatgaaattggaaGCCTTGTTAttggagagagaagaagaattaACTTCCTTAAAAGAGCAACTAGCATCACAATTGAAGGCCCTAAATTGCCAAAATACTAATTTAAATTGTTCTGTACATAGTCCAGTAATAGCCCATGAGACCATTGGCTCTGAAGTTATCAATAAGAGAAAACAGAATGAGAGAGAGCAAGAAACAAGGACTCCAAATTCGGAGGATTTGTGTCAAGAGGAAGATGctgagaaagaagaaggaaactcATCCTTTAACCAGTCCAAGGATGTAGGTTTAATAGCCCATGCTCCTGAAAAAGTGTTAGAAGATGATAAGGAAATTGCCAATGAGGGTCCTGTAAAAGAGGGAAGAACAAGTCCAGTGGATATTGATGTTACTGAAAACCTGGCATCATCTAGTCAACCCTTGAATAAGACAAACAATTCTCCTTGGAGGATGGATCTTCATGCTCTTCAAGTTTCTTATAAGATCAAAAGGCTGAAGCAGCAACTTCTAATGCTTGAGAGACTGACAGGGAAGCAAGAAAGCCTTGAAGATACAGAAAGCAATGATAATGGGCAAATTGGTATCAAGAGTTTCCTTGCATTGATGTCTTTGCTGAATAAACAAGTTGGCAGGTACTAG